The nucleotide sequence AATTTGTGAGTGTTCATTTAATGTTCAAAGCATCCTGAATACACCTGACCTGTGTTTTTTATGAATAAAAAAAATCCACCTTGGTCATAGGCCTAAGCCGTGTCAAAATACTGTATGtcgaattgcaggaaatttgctttaaaacagtACAAATGTTCCCCCTCTAGTGGTTGTGCTACGGGGCAATGAAATTCACATAGCAAATCTCCAAGCTTTGTTCAAAAGTTGGCAGCCCTGTAACTAAAATATAgttgttgcataagtattcagctccCTGGATCAATACATATTGGAAACACCTTTGGCATCGGTTATACCgaagagtcttcttgggtaagtctataagtgctttgcacacctggattgtgcaatatttgtccatttattattttcaaaattcttcaagctctgtcaagattTTGGGGGATCATGGCTtgacagcaattttcaagtcttgccatacattttcaagcaaaactgtaacttggccactcagggtcattcactgtcttcttggtaaacaactccagttgtaaattattgtcctgctgaaaggtgaattcctgaCAATGACAATTAAATTCATTTTAATCCCACCAACACAATAAAAAGTGAAGTAATCTAATATTTCTTTGATAAGGGACTGTATATACGTGTATATATCAGTATGGGCCTTTAATTTCTCGTCTCTGTCCTTTCCATATGTGCTCAGGCAGCCGAACAGTATTGCGATCCTGGTGACTAACCTCTGTGGCCCCAACCCTCAGTGTCGTCTGGAGGTTGCCCGCTGTCTCCACGAGCTGTCCCACTCCCCCCACAGCGAGGTGGACTCGTTGAGGCTCCGACAGGCCACACCCTACCTGATCaccttcctctctggacagagccCCAAGTTCACTGTCAGTCCTACAGCTCGTACACAGTACCTGCCTTATCAAACAGCCTAGTGAATTATTACACTcgtatgttttttttctctcacttttgTATGTGTTGTGTTTCTTTACAGGAGCTGTGTCTCTACACCCTGGGTAACATGTGTCCAGACAGCAAGAATGTGAGAGATATGCTTCTAGCTCAGGGCATCATACCTGCTTTGAACAACTGCATCCAGGTCAGCTATAAACCTCTGTACAGTCTGTTAATCGACCAACCTGCCATTGTCTCCTTTATAACACACTCtaatctgtttgtgtgtgtagattcACAGGACTAACCTGGCAGTGGTTGAAGCAGTAGGGTTCACCCTCTCCCAGCTCATCTCAGCGAACTACGTCACAGAGAGAATCATCCCGTAAATTAACATCATGGTTGTAGCTAAACTGAGAGAGACTATTTATACTGTACTATGGAAACCTCATCAGACACCATTCAGAGATGCCGTTGAGAGATCCCGTTTGTAGTCAGGGCTATGCtctcctgtctgtttgtctgtaggGCAGTCTTGGCGTCTGGTTTgatctctcacctcctctcagtGTTGACCCCTGACTCTCAGTTTGGCATGGGACCAGTCATTGAGTGTGCCTGGTGCCTGCACTACCTGGCCTGCAGGTCAGACACTTCACCTTAGAATCAGTtaatcccaaatgccaccctattccctgtatagtgcactactttttaccagagccctatggtcctggtcaaaagtagtgcactttgtagggaatttgggatgcacactatATCACCTTAACCTGGGTGTCACCCAGGAGGACCAGCTACTGTGTCTGTTTGTGGTTGCCATGGATATGGTGCTGTTATACTGGATACAATGTGGTGGCACTGTGTGATTCTTTTGTCTGTTTTTTGCTCTCTTGTCTAAAGCAACGTGGACAATGGGGCACTGGTGGCCCAAGGTACTCTTCTACATTGCACTTCCCTCTTGGTGACACTTGGTGTTGCTGTTGCTAAAGGAAGTATAGAGGAGGGAATTGAGCTGGTGAGTAGTTGCTGAATCCAAACTCTTTTTCGAAGTTACTCCTCCAAACAAACTACATGTGTTGTATAACTCTGTGTGTCTGATAGACACCAACTGTACCAGAACACAAGGTAGCAATTTGATGAGATGAATAGCAATGTAGATAACCTCGGCTCCTGTCATAATTTACATCCCGCcttcctttctcgctctctcctctccagttgaTCTGGCCCCTGCTGCGCTGTGTGGGGAACCTGCTGTTATCTGGGCCCCTGGGGGCCCTGCAGCCCCAGCTAAACGATAGCCGTCTCCTGGCTGCGCTGTGTGCTTTTCCTCAGGCCTTCCTCCAGACCCACCCAGCCCTGGCCAGAGAGAGCATCTGGGTCCTCAACAACCTcacaggtgagagagggagagagggaattgaCTCGTACATCTGTTTTGTGTTCTAAATCTGTATAGATAACTGCTTGTCATATAAAGTGATCATATTTTCAGCAGCGATATTACATTTCTCCCTTCACACTCCAGAGCTCGGCCATATTGAATGCCTGTGTTATATACATATCATAAATATCAGCTCATTCAAACATGATTTAAGTAAGTCCTTTGACGGGACAAATGTATCATTTGACCTGGCCAGGGAAAGTTGCAACTGTAACTGGTCACGTAGTCAGGGCAGTAGCGGTGTGtggtgggtaaaatcactggggatgCAAGCcagatggggagcgtcgctgcatagctattttcaggtctctccagagatgttcgatcgggctctggctgggccactcaaagacattcagaaacttgtccagAATCCACTCCTGcgtcgtcttggctgtgtgtgtagggttgttgtcctgttggaaggtgaaccttcgccccagtctgaggtcctgagcaggttttcatcaaggaactctctgtactttgctccgttcatctttccctcgatcctgactagtctcccagtccctgccgctgaaaaacatccccacagcatgatgctgccaccaccatgtttcaccgtatggatggtgccatgtttcttcCAGAGgtaacacttggcattcaggccaaagagttcaatcttggtttcatcagaccagagaatcttgtttctcatggtctgagagtctttaggttccttttggcaaactccaatcgggctgtcgtgcctttttactgaggagtggcttccgtctggccacattTTACTATAATGGCCTGaaggatggagtgctgcagagatggttatccttctggaaggttttcccatcaccacagaggagctctgtcagagagaccatcaggttcttggtcacctccctgacaaaggcccttctcccccgattgctcagtttggccgggcggccagctctaggaagagtcttggtggttccaaacttcttccatttaagaatgatggaggccactgtgttcttgggaccaACAGTGCTGCAAAACTTTTtgggtacccttctccagatctgtgcttcgacacaattccttcgacctcatggcttggtattaGCTCA is from Oncorhynchus masou masou isolate Uvic2021 chromosome 32, UVic_Omas_1.1, whole genome shotgun sequence and encodes:
- the tmco6 gene encoding transmembrane and coiled-coil domain-containing protein 6 → MWRLNAVRHKAGRQVSDLEEFKFKRREHEKELRRARKDSQLVSKRLLLNDDEEEDGTMDTLASDQVVELFNMVRHGRDLVKKEADLRALRKALRSPSAHLILIKQPNSIAILVTNLCGPNPQCRLEVARCLHELSHSPHSEVDSLRLRQATPYLITFLSGQSPKFTELCLYTLGNMCPDSKNVRDMLLAQGIIPALNNCIQIHRTNLAVVEAVGFTLSQLISANYVTERIIPAVLASGLISHLLSVLTPDSQFGMGPVIECAWCLHYLACSNVDNGALVAQGTLLHCTSLLVTLGVAVAKGSIEEGIELLIWPLLRCVGNLLLSGPLGALQPQLNDSRLLAALCAFPQAFLQTHPALARESIWVLNNLTAAADSSVFCSALFYLNLVPALIQLLPFPHGINIMVLRVLGNIAHQGREYCLHLAQAGLLPALCATLKMADTEVVTFSLEVLGQLMASDPQLAEEFVRQSGLPVLEAIQYSNQETIRLRAAHLLEHHLPPHCTVDTSASQ